A DNA window from Acomys russatus chromosome 7, mAcoRus1.1, whole genome shotgun sequence contains the following coding sequences:
- the Apbb1 gene encoding amyloid beta precursor protein binding family B member 1 isoform X2, whose product MFSQDFFLAIILQDSSPDSFWNPNAFETDSDLPAGWMRVQDTSGTYYWHIPTGTTQWEPPGQASPSQGSSPQEESQLTWTGFAHQEGFEEGEFWKDEPSEEAPMDLGLKDPEEETLPFPAQSLSPEPLPQEEEKLSQRNTNPGVKCFAVRSLGWVEMTEEELAPGRSSVAVNNCIRQLSYHKNNLHDPMSGGWGEGKDLLLQLEDETLKLVEPQSQALLHVQPIVSIRVWGVGRDSGRDFAYVARDKLTQMLKCHVFRCEAPAKNIATSLHEICSKIMSERRNARCLVNGLSLDHSKLVDVPFQVEFPAPKNELVQKFQVYYLGNVPVAKPVGVDVINGALESVLSSSSREQWTPSHVSVAPATLTILHQQTEAVLGECRVRFLSFLAVGRDVHTFAFIMAAGPASFCCHMFWCEPNAASLSEAVQAACMLRYQKCLDARSQTSTSCLPAPPAESVARRVGWTVRRGVQSLWGSLKPKRLGSQTP is encoded by the exons ATGTTCTCCCAGGACTTCTTCCTGGCCATCATCCTGCAGGACAGCAGTCCAG ATTCCTTCTGGAACCCCAACGCTTTCGAGACGGATTCCGATCTGCCGGCTGGATGGATGAGGGTCCAGGACACCTCAGGGACCTACTACTGGCATATCCCAACAGGGACCACCCAGTGGGAACCCCCAGGCCAGGCTTCCCCTTCACAGGGGAGTAGTCCCCAAGAAGAGTCCCAG CTCACTTGGACTGGCTTTGCTCACCAAGAAGGCTTTGAGGAAGGAGAGTTTTGGAAG GATGAACCCAGTGAGGAGGCACCAATGGATTTGGGACTGAAGGACCCTGAGGAGGAGACATTGCCCTTTCCGGCTCAAAGCCTCAG CCCAGAGCCATTGCCCCAAGAGGAGGAGAAATTATCCCAACGGAACACCAACCCAGGAGTCAAG TGTTTCGCAGTGCGCTCTCTAGGCTGGGTTGAGATGACTGAGGAGGAGCTGGCCCCGGGACGCAGCAGTGTGGCAGTCAACAACTGTATCCGTCAGCTCTCCTACCACAAAAACAATCTACATGACCCAAtgtctgggggctggggagag GGAAAGGACCTGCTGCTCCAGTTGGAGGATGAGACGCTAAAGCTGGTGGAGCCACAGAGCCAGGCGCTGCTGCACGTCCAGCCCATTGTCAGCATCCGTGTGTGGGGCGTTGGGCGGGACAGTGGAAG GGACTTTGCCTACGTAGCTCGAGATAAACTGACCCAGATGCTCAAGTGCCACGTGTTTCGCTGTGAGGCACCTGCCAAGAACATCGCCACCAGCCTGCATGAGATCTGCTCCAAG ATCATGTCTGAACGGCGCAATGCTCGCTGCTTGGTAAACGGACTCTCTCTGGACCACTCTAAACTTGTGGATGTCCCTTTCCAGG TGGAATTCCCGGCCCCCAAGAATGAACTGGTACAGAAGTTCCAAGTCTATTACCTGGGGAACGTGCCTGTTGCAAAACCTGTTG GGGTAGATGTGATTAATGGGGCCCTGGAGTCAGTCCTGTCTTCCAGTAGCCGTGAGCAGTGGACCCCAAGTCACGTCAGCGTGGCTCCTGCTACCCTCACCATCTTACACCAGCAG ACAGAGGCAGTGCTGGGGGAGTGTCGGGTGCGattcctctccttcctggctgTGGGCAGAGATGTGCACACCTTTGCGTTCATCATGGCTGCCGGCCCAGCCTCCTTCTGCTGCCACATGTTTTGGTGCGAGCCCAACGCTGCCAGCCTCTCAGAGGCTGTGCAGGCTGCATGCATG CTCCGCTACCAGAAGTGTCTGGATGCTCGTTCCCAGAcctccacctcctgcctcccagCACCCCCTGCGGAGTCAGTTGCAAGACGTGTAGGGTGGACTGTCCGCAGGGGTGTTCAGTCGCTGTGGGGTTCCCTCAAGCCCAAACGTCTAGGATCCCAAACCCCATGA
- the Smpd1 gene encoding sphingomyelin phosphodiesterase, giving the protein MPHHGVSSGQGYLRAGREQRLARSLPAPRLGLLWMGMGLALVLTLLDSMVLWAPARAYPLPAQGHSAKFSAIVPPLQNTFGWQNLTCPACKALFTVLNYGLKKEPNVARVGSVAIKMCKILNIAPLNVCQSAVHLFEDDMVDVWTRSILSPAEVCGLLLGSSCGHWDIFSSWNISLPSVPKPPPKPPSPPAPGAPVSRVLFLTDLHWDHDYLEGTDPNCADPLCCRKDSGWPSNSQAGAGYWGEYSKCDLPLRTLESLLKGLSPAGPFEMVYWTGDIPAHDVWQQSRQDQLRALTTITDLVRKFLGPVPVYPAVGNHESTPVNSFPPPFIKGNQSSQWLYEAMAKAWGPWLPADALHTLRIGGFYALTPRPGLRLISLNMNFCSRENFWLLINSTDPGGQLQWLVEELQAAETRGDKVHIIGHIPPGHCLKSWSWNYYKIIARYENTLAGQFFGHTHVDEFEIFYDEETLSRPLSVAFLGPSATTFINLNPGYRVYQIDGNYPGSSHVVLDHETYILNLTQANAPGATPSWKLLYRARETYGLPDMLPTSWHNLVYRMRDDEQLFQTFWFLYHKGHPPSEPCGTPCRLATLCAQLSARADSPALCRHLMPNGSLPDAHRLWSRPLLC; this is encoded by the exons ATGCCCCACCACGGAGTGTCATCGGGCCAGGGCTACCTCAGAGCCGGCCGGGAGCAGAGGCTGGCGAGGTCTTTGCCCGCACCCAGGTTGGGACTCCTTTGGATGGGGATGGGCCTGGCGCTGGTACTGACTCTGTTGGACTCCATGGTTCTCTGGGCTCCTGCCAGAGCTTATCCTCTTCCTGCCCAAGGCCATTCTGCCAAATTCAGTGCCATAGTGCCCCCTCTCCAGAATACCTTTGGGTGGCAGAACCTCACCTGCCCCGCCTGCAAAGCTTTATTCACTGTTCTCAACTACGGGCTGAAG AAGGAACCGAACGTGGCCCGGGTAGGCTCTGTGGCCATCAAGATGTGCAAGATACTGAACATAGCACCCCTGAATGTGTGCCAGTCAGCTGTCCATCTCTTTGAGGACGATATGGTGGATGTGTGGACGCGTTCAATTCTGAGCCCAGCTGAAGTTTGTGGTTTGCTTCTGGGCTCCTCCTGTGGGCACTGGGACATCTTTTCGTCTTGGAACATCTCTTTGCCATCAGTGCCGAAGCCACCCCCAAAGCCACCAAGCCCACCAGCCCCAGGTGCCCCCGTGAGTCGTGTCCTCTTCCTTACTGACCTACACTGGGATCATGACTACCTGGAGGGCACAGACCCTAACTGTGCAGATCCCCTCTGCTGCCGCAAGGACTCTGGGTGGCCATCCAACTCCCAGGCAGGTGCTGGGTACTGGGGCGAGTACAGCAAATGTGACCTGCCTCTGCGAACACTAGAGAGCCTGCTGAAAGGGCTGAGCCCTGCCGGACCTTTTGAGATGGTGTACTGGACAGGAGACATCCCTGCCCACGACGTCTGGCAGCAGTCTCGCCAAGACCAGTTGAGGGCCTTGACCACCATCACAGACCTCGTGAGGAAGTTCTTGGGGCCTGTGCCAGTGTACCCGGCTGTGGGCAACCATGAGAGCACTCCTGTCAATAgcttccctccccccttcatAAAGGGGAACCAATCTTCACAGTGGCTTTATGAAGCCATGGCCAAGGCATGGGGGCCTTGGTTACCAGCTGATGCCCTTCACACTCTCAG AATCGGGGGCTTCTATGCCCTCACTCCACGCCCTGGCCTCCGCCTCATCTCCCTCAATATGAATTTTTGTTCCCGTGAGAACTTTTGGCTCTTGATCAACTCCACAGACCCTGGTGGACAACTCCAGTGGCTGGTGGAGGAGCTTCAGGCTGCTGAGACTCGAGGAGACAAA GTGCACATAATTGGCCACATTCCTCCAGGGCACTGCCTCAAgagctggagctggaattatTACAAAATTATAGCCAG GTATGAAAACACTCTGGCTGGTCAGTTCTTTGGCCACACTCATGTGGATGAGTTTGAGATCTTCTATGATGAGGAAACCCTGAGCCGGCCGCTAAGTGTAGCCTTCCTGGGGCCCAGTGCTACAACCTTTATCAACCTTAATCCCG GTTACCGAGTCTACCAAATAGATGGCAACTACCCCGGAAGTTCTCACGTGGTCCTAGACCATGAGACCTACATCCTGAACTTGACCCAGGCCAATGCACCAGGAGCCACCCCCAGCTGGAAACTCCTCTACCGGGCTCGAGAAACCTACGGACTTCCAGACATGCTGCCCACCTCCTGGCATAACCTGGTCTACCGCATGCGGGATGACGAACAACTCTTCCAGACCTTCTGGTTTCTTTACCACAAGGGCCACCCACCTTCAGAGCCTTGCGGCACACCCTGCCGCCTGGCCACTCTGTGTGCCCAGCTCTCGGCCCGAGCAGACAGCCCTGCACTGTGCAGACACTTGATGCCCAATGGGAGCCTCCCAGATGCCCATAGGTTGTGGTCACGGCCCCTGTTGTGCTAG